In a genomic window of Salvelinus namaycush isolate Seneca unplaced genomic scaffold, SaNama_1.0 Scaffold2721, whole genome shotgun sequence:
- the LOC120039456 gene encoding troponin I, fast skeletal muscle-like produces MSDKKMTTSRRNYLKSLMLQIAAGLLEAEEVEAEAEKARYMEENCPAPELLVCMAELTDLCKKLHQKIERVDEERYDMSTKVTKSEKEVEDLKMKVVELNGKFRKPVLKKVRMSADAMLQALLGSKHKVSMDLRCNLKQVKKEVKEEDKDAVGDWRKNIEDKSDRKKMFETHKE; encoded by the exons AGCTTGATGCTCCAGATCGCTGCCGGCTTGCTCGAGGCTGAGGAGGTCGAGGCTGAGGCAGAGAAGGCCAGGTACATGGAGGAGAACTGCCCTGCACCAGAATTGTTGGTATGCATGGCAGAGCTCACG gACTTGTGCAAGAAGCTCCATCAGAAGATCGAGAGGGTTGATGAGGAGAGATACGACATGTCAACCAAGGTGACCAAGTCCGAGAAGGAG GTTGAGGACTTGAAGATGAAGGTAGTTGAACTGAATGGAAAGTTCCGGAAGCCCGTCCTGAAGAAAGTACGCATGTCTGCTGACGCTATGCTCCAGGCTCTGCTGGGCTCCAAACACAAGGTGTCCATGGATCTGAGGTGCAACCTGAAGCAAGTCAAGAAGGAGGTCAAGGAGGAG GACAAAGATGCTGTGGGTGACTGGCGTAAGAACATCGAAGACAAATCAGACAGAAAGAAGATGTTTGAGACTCATAAGGAGTAG